A genome region from Haloarcula ordinaria includes the following:
- a CDS encoding universal stress protein, with the protein MPDNVLVAFDGSPLAERALRYALDMFPEAVVTSMYVIDPVDSVIDVEAGGLPVAEDWYDNAQERASTIHSRATDIAGELGTDIDTLTEIGRPATTILGYAADTDVDQIVIGSHGRSGIERALLGSVAETVTRRAKIPVTVIA; encoded by the coding sequence ATGCCTGACAACGTTCTCGTCGCCTTCGACGGTTCGCCCCTCGCAGAGCGTGCGCTCAGATACGCTCTCGATATGTTTCCGGAGGCAGTCGTCACCTCGATGTACGTCATCGATCCAGTCGACTCGGTCATCGACGTGGAGGCTGGGGGCTTACCAGTCGCCGAGGACTGGTACGACAACGCACAGGAGCGAGCGAGCACAATCCACTCGAGAGCTACGGATATCGCCGGGGAACTCGGGACGGATATCGATACGCTCACCGAAATCGGCAGACCGGCTACGACGATTCTGGGATACGCTGCCGACACTGACGTCGATCAGATTGTCATCGGCAGCCACGGTCGGTCAGGAATCGAACGAGCGCTCCTCGGAAGCGTTGCCGAAACGGTCACCCGCCGTGCGAAGATTCCGGTGACGGTCATCGCATGA
- a CDS encoding CPBP family intramembrane glutamic endopeptidase, translating into MAEDDRSTMPFSPSGVDSAMSPTANGRSFGKRFGVALLLGIPGIVALVGYIYFTTPVTAVPPGLSLPLLAVLSAISPLLLLAVACLLGAYAAPRVGLQSYVIDQRTDDGVWQHLREEVKLAVGVGILGGVLIVVLDAMMMPFVAQDLPQSVLGATRPSLLDVFAYVPVRFLYGGITEELMLRFGLMSVLVFVGWRITGRRAAGPRPVVVWAAIVVAAVLFGIGHLPALAQSADLTPALVARTVLLNAVAGVLFGWLYWRRSLEAAILAHASFHIPLVVLSVVQVALL; encoded by the coding sequence ATGGCCGAAGACGACAGGTCCACAATGCCTTTCTCTCCATCGGGAGTCGATTCAGCCATGTCCCCGACTGCGAACGGTCGGTCCTTCGGCAAGCGGTTCGGTGTGGCCCTACTCCTGGGCATACCCGGAATCGTGGCGCTCGTCGGTTACATTTACTTCACGACGCCGGTGACAGCTGTTCCGCCAGGCCTCTCACTCCCACTCCTCGCAGTCCTCTCGGCAATCAGTCCACTGTTACTCCTCGCCGTGGCATGCTTGCTCGGTGCCTACGCAGCACCACGAGTGGGACTGCAGTCGTACGTCATTGACCAGAGGACTGACGACGGTGTCTGGCAACACCTCCGTGAGGAAGTCAAACTGGCGGTCGGAGTCGGCATCCTCGGAGGCGTCTTGATCGTCGTCCTCGACGCGATGATGATGCCGTTCGTCGCACAGGACCTGCCCCAGTCAGTACTCGGTGCGACGAGGCCGTCACTGCTGGACGTTTTCGCGTACGTACCCGTCCGGTTCCTCTACGGGGGAATCACCGAGGAACTCATGCTCCGGTTCGGGCTCATGTCGGTCCTCGTGTTTGTCGGGTGGCGGATCACCGGCCGCCGGGCCGCTGGCCCCAGACCGGTTGTCGTCTGGGCTGCAATCGTCGTGGCCGCCGTGCTGTTCGGCATCGGTCACCTCCCCGCACTCGCCCAATCGGCCGACCTCACTCCGGCACTCGTCGCGCGGACGGTCCTTCTGAACGCGGTGGCCGGCGTCCTCTTTGGCTGGCTCTACTGGCGGCGGAGCCTCGAGGCGGCGATACTGGCTCACGCTTCGTTTCATATTCCGCTCGTCGTTCTGTCGGTCGTCCAGGTCGCCCTGCTCTGA
- a CDS encoding CPBP family intramembrane glutamic endopeptidase: MRQQIRERVDANPVVAFFVIAYAISWVAWLGPILAMPEPLGTLGFVVGGFGPFLAALLVTWLGSDSVRAWARQIVDWRVAPRWYVAAFGIPLLLITLTSIGLTVAGTSVDPGLLPGRVSLVLVSFVGIALVGGGNEEPGWRGLALPKLQERFAPVPATLILGVVWALWHLPLLATGSTEFHGLASFVELALTTAVRLLNIVGVAFVLTWIYNETGSVLLAILAHTGFNTANSTLVPLPLDVISTGDSTTILVVTTVAIWLLVAVLLVATRGRLGYDDETAAAPIATRGHSSEAK, translated from the coding sequence ATGAGACAGCAGATTCGCGAGCGTGTCGATGCGAACCCAGTCGTGGCGTTTTTCGTCATCGCCTATGCCATCTCCTGGGTGGCGTGGCTCGGGCCAATCCTTGCGATGCCCGAACCGCTGGGAACGCTCGGGTTCGTCGTCGGGGGCTTCGGCCCGTTCCTCGCGGCCCTCCTCGTCACGTGGCTCGGGAGTGATTCGGTCCGGGCGTGGGCACGCCAGATCGTCGACTGGCGCGTCGCGCCCCGGTGGTACGTCGCCGCGTTCGGTATCCCGCTGCTGCTCATCACACTCACGAGTATCGGCCTCACCGTCGCGGGCACGTCCGTCGACCCGGGACTGCTTCCCGGGCGCGTCTCGCTCGTGCTCGTCTCGTTCGTCGGTATCGCGCTCGTCGGTGGCGGGAACGAAGAACCCGGTTGGCGAGGACTCGCACTTCCGAAGCTCCAGGAACGGTTCGCCCCCGTGCCAGCGACGCTCATCCTCGGCGTGGTCTGGGCGCTCTGGCACCTCCCGCTGCTGGCGACTGGCAGCACCGAGTTCCACGGGCTGGCGTCGTTCGTTGAGCTCGCGCTGACCACAGCCGTCCGCCTCCTGAACATCGTCGGAGTCGCCTTCGTCTTGACGTGGATCTACAACGAGACCGGGAGCGTTCTGCTCGCTATCCTCGCGCACACCGGGTTCAACACGGCAAACAGTACGCTCGTCCCGCTTCCCCTCGACGTCATCAGCACCGGCGACTCCACGACGATTCTCGTAGTCACGACGGTCGCGATCTGGCTGCTTGTCGCCGTGCTGCTCGTCGCCACGCGCGGTCGGCTCGGGTACGATGACGAGACAGCTGCAGCACCGATAGCGACTCGCGGTCACAGTTCGGAGGCCAAATGA
- a CDS encoding serine hydrolase domain-containing protein, with the protein MEEILADHQPARVRPPGQFVAYSNYGTALAGHALAEQSDASFTELVDERIFTPLAMDDSTYAQPLPARLESRRAIGYTYQNGEYRAHDPVVWTLPPEGGSLRTTATDMGQFLLAHLNEGTYNSERILEADTVREMHRRHFTKSEAVPELNGMAYGFIEMDRNGETIVGHWGDTPRFMSLLALYPERDTGVFVVYNSPGGSPARFELLQAFTDRYYPRSDTAVVEPPVGAADRALALTGDYRSLTISESSWERVLGVMTRTYTVGATDEGYLATTRLGEGTRTWVERRPGVYEEVGGSDRLVFRFDEDGRATHLFRGHFGPATYERVPWYESLTVLQGILGAGVVAFVSVLALWLGGFVWRRVRGRDPLSGPERAARTLLGLVSALWLAVLVIFLLAWINFNAEAASPSLTLQTGKGLRYVALAGTVGSVVATGFAWRDAYWTRWVRLHYAVVTLLAILFAWQLSLLGILPL; encoded by the coding sequence ATGGAAGAAATCCTCGCGGACCACCAGCCAGCGCGGGTCAGACCCCCAGGACAATTCGTCGCGTACTCGAACTACGGGACGGCCCTGGCGGGCCACGCGCTCGCCGAACAGTCCGACGCGAGCTTCACCGAGCTGGTCGACGAGCGCATCTTCACGCCGCTTGCGATGGACGATTCGACCTACGCCCAGCCACTACCCGCCCGCCTGGAATCGCGGCGTGCAATCGGCTACACCTACCAGAACGGTGAGTACCGGGCCCACGACCCCGTCGTCTGGACGCTTCCACCCGAGGGCGGCTCGCTCCGCACGACGGCGACCGACATGGGGCAGTTCTTGCTCGCCCACCTGAACGAGGGGACCTACAACTCGGAACGTATCCTCGAGGCCGACACCGTGCGCGAGATGCACCGGCGTCACTTCACGAAGTCCGAGGCGGTCCCGGAACTCAACGGGATGGCCTACGGGTTCATCGAGATGGACCGTAACGGCGAGACCATCGTCGGTCACTGGGGTGACACGCCCCGATTCATGAGCCTGCTCGCCCTCTACCCCGAGCGCGACACCGGGGTGTTCGTCGTCTACAACAGCCCCGGCGGGAGTCCCGCGCGGTTCGAACTCCTCCAGGCGTTCACCGACCGATACTACCCGCGGTCGGATACCGCCGTCGTCGAACCGCCAGTTGGCGCAGCCGACCGAGCACTGGCACTGACGGGTGACTACCGGTCGCTGACTATCTCGGAGTCTTCCTGGGAGCGTGTCCTCGGCGTGATGACCCGGACGTACACCGTCGGCGCCACCGACGAGGGGTACCTGGCGACCACCCGGCTCGGTGAGGGGACTCGAACGTGGGTCGAGCGCCGCCCCGGTGTCTACGAGGAAGTAGGCGGGAGCGACCGCCTCGTCTTCAGGTTCGACGAGGACGGCCGGGCGACGCACCTGTTCCGCGGACACTTCGGGCCCGCGACGTACGAGCGCGTTCCGTGGTACGAATCGTTGACAGTCCTCCAGGGAATCCTCGGCGCGGGCGTCGTGGCGTTCGTCTCCGTCCTGGCCCTGTGGCTCGGCGGGTTCGTGTGGCGACGAGTCCGAGGTCGGGACCCACTCAGCGGCCCCGAACGTGCGGCTCGAACGTTACTCGGCCTGGTGAGTGCTCTCTGGTTGGCAGTGCTGGTGATATTCCTGCTCGCCTGGATCAACTTCAACGCGGAGGCTGCTTCGCCGTCGCTGACACTCCAGACCGGGAAGGGTCTGCGGTACGTCGCCCTCGCCGGGACGGTCGGCTCTGTCGTCGCGACCGGGTTCGCATGGCGCGACGCGTACTGGACTCGCTGGGTTCGACTCCACTACGCGGTGGTGACGCTCCTCGCGATCCTGTTCGCCTGGCAGTTGTCACTGCTCGGTATCCTGCCGCTGTAA
- a CDS encoding serine hydrolase domain-containing protein yields MQHRFVHIIIVVVLIFALVSTPIGTAAAESDRSFGSQADQIDLSDRAETEAWVDETMAHQLEAYHIPGAAVVIVSDGEVVLAKGYGYADLESQRPVDADETVFSVGSTGKLVTWTAVMQGVEEDRLELDDDVNDYLTDSAVTVPDTYAQPVTLEHLGTHSAGFEDSFRGDGHR; encoded by the coding sequence ATGCAACACCGATTCGTTCACATTATCATCGTCGTGGTCCTGATCTTCGCGCTCGTGAGCACGCCGATTGGAACGGCGGCGGCGGAGTCTGACCGTTCGTTCGGGAGTCAGGCCGACCAGATCGACCTGTCCGACCGTGCGGAAACCGAGGCGTGGGTCGACGAGACGATGGCCCATCAGCTCGAAGCGTACCATATCCCGGGCGCGGCCGTCGTCATCGTCAGCGACGGCGAGGTGGTCCTGGCGAAGGGATACGGGTACGCGGACCTCGAATCCCAGCGCCCCGTCGACGCCGACGAGACCGTCTTCAGCGTCGGTTCGACTGGCAAACTCGTGACCTGGACCGCAGTGATGCAGGGTGTCGAGGAGGACCGGCTGGAACTCGACGACGACGTCAACGACTACCTGACCGACTCGGCCGTCACGGTCCCGGATACTTACGCCCAGCCCGTCACACTCGAACACCTCGGGACGCACTCGGCGGGTTTCGAGGACAGCTTTCGCGGGGATGGTCACCGATGA
- a CDS encoding DUF998 domain-containing protein translates to MTVIMLAAAMVPGYDFRAAAISDLGVVPETALLFNVSLVLVGVFNLLGGYFFYRTHGRRWLLAVFALAGVGAIGAGLFPLDTGGLHGIAALLAFVFFNVQAVGSATRLTGIIRILSVLAGGLGLIFVVLMALGDAGNATAFGAIGHGGTERMIVYPVMLWLVAFGGYLLGKSEYTDHIQGPA, encoded by the coding sequence ATGACCGTTATCATGCTCGCGGCGGCGATGGTCCCCGGCTACGACTTCCGCGCGGCCGCCATCAGCGATCTCGGCGTCGTCCCGGAGACGGCGCTGTTGTTCAACGTCTCACTGGTCCTCGTCGGCGTGTTCAATCTCCTCGGAGGATACTTCTTCTACCGAACCCACGGGCGGCGGTGGCTGCTTGCCGTCTTCGCGCTCGCGGGCGTCGGTGCCATCGGGGCGGGCCTCTTCCCGCTCGACACCGGAGGGCTTCACGGCATCGCAGCACTGCTTGCGTTCGTGTTCTTCAACGTGCAGGCCGTCGGGAGTGCGACTCGCCTCACTGGTATTATCCGGATTCTATCCGTCCTCGCTGGCGGGCTCGGTCTCATCTTCGTCGTGTTGATGGCGCTCGGTGACGCCGGGAACGCAACGGCGTTCGGGGCGATCGGTCACGGCGGGACCGAGCGGATGATTGTCTACCCCGTGATGCTCTGGCTCGTCGCCTTCGGCGGTTACCTACTCGGCAAAAGCGAGTACACCGACCACATTCAGGGGCCAGCCTGA
- a CDS encoding PH domain-containing protein, whose amino-acid sequence MPLSIVLIGLFIIAGSYLQRENTQYVVTTDGLYKKTGVLSRDVQRIDFGKVQNTSYSQGFFGSRFGYGNVDISTAGGSGIEMQFRSVPEPREVQELVNKRVKGSRGEPTTESGETKRDVLDEILIELREIRATLEAQQETTGNTSATTSNIGNGADEQSTGEDDATHNQLGASNQSGENATPDQESDDER is encoded by the coding sequence GTGCCGCTCTCTATCGTCCTCATTGGGTTATTCATCATCGCTGGGTCCTATCTACAGCGCGAGAATACGCAGTACGTTGTGACGACCGATGGGCTGTACAAGAAGACGGGAGTCCTCTCACGTGACGTCCAGCGCATCGATTTCGGAAAGGTCCAGAACACCTCCTACAGCCAGGGATTCTTCGGCTCTCGATTCGGCTACGGGAACGTCGATATCTCGACTGCAGGCGGCTCTGGGATCGAGATGCAGTTCCGGTCAGTCCCCGAACCGAGAGAGGTTCAGGAACTCGTCAACAAACGTGTGAAGGGCAGCCGTGGTGAACCGACGACGGAATCGGGAGAAACTAAGCGCGACGTACTTGACGAGATCCTCATCGAACTCAGGGAGATTCGCGCTACGCTCGAAGCACAACAGGAGACTACAGGAAACACATCGGCCACGACGTCCAACATCGGCAATGGGGCGGACGAACAATCGACTGGTGAGGACGATGCCACCCATAATCAGCTCGGAGCTAGCAACCAGAGTGGCGAAAACGCGACTCCCGACCAAGAGTCGGATGATGAACGGTAG
- a CDS encoding PH domain-containing protein — protein MTESIDPAIPLGTTESVEWSGRPRITTILPAVVIGVLLLVFGIVVSVSGESLMFLAIVPLGVAIPLWKYIALQGVQYVITDEALYVKRGVLTRSVTQANLETVQNSSFGQDITGSIFGYGSVTFEIAGGDDLSFRAIEDPRAIRALVDRAASNGDGLGGGRWEESAIPGDLTQWQQIRDEIRAIRSTFER, from the coding sequence ATGACGGAGTCAATTGACCCGGCAATTCCGCTCGGCACCACTGAATCGGTCGAGTGGTCCGGCCGCCCGCGGATCACAACCATCCTTCCAGCAGTCGTGATCGGCGTTCTCCTCCTCGTCTTCGGGATCGTGGTCAGTGTTTCTGGAGAAAGCCTGATGTTTCTCGCAATTGTTCCACTCGGAGTGGCCATCCCGCTCTGGAAGTATATTGCGCTCCAAGGCGTGCAGTACGTGATAACGGACGAAGCACTCTACGTGAAACGCGGTGTGTTGACCCGGTCTGTCACACAGGCAAACCTCGAAACCGTCCAGAACAGTTCCTTTGGGCAGGACATCACGGGATCAATCTTCGGATACGGTTCAGTCACGTTCGAAATTGCTGGTGGGGACGATCTCTCATTCCGGGCGATCGAAGACCCTCGTGCAATCCGGGCACTCGTCGATCGAGCAGCATCGAACGGCGATGGTCTCGGTGGGGGTAGATGGGAGGAATCTGCTATCCCTGGAGACCTGACACAGTGGCAGCAAATTCGAGACGAGATACGAGCGATCCGCAGCACTTTTGAAAGATAA
- a CDS encoding CPBP family intramembrane glutamic endopeptidase, translating into MPSRTRESRRASHRDRPVPVATGLLLSLFGVPLLGQIDIPRLVDVSATRSFLANSVVTWVVVGVLVAIVVYWERRPLTSFGLRIPSRREATVGVGAGLVAVVLGVVAIGVAVATFQLEQPETLSALGRLSVPVQFGIVVTAVVTEEILWRGYPIERLTELTGSVWVGAGVSGVVFLAVHFPAWGIVGAVPQAVFTLVLVGVYVWSRNVVACMISHGVINVLMILVLPRVI; encoded by the coding sequence ATGCCCTCCAGGACCAGAGAGAGCCGGCGGGCTTCACATCGTGACCGGCCCGTCCCAGTCGCGACTGGGTTACTCCTCTCGCTGTTCGGGGTGCCACTCCTCGGCCAGATAGATATCCCACGCTTGGTCGACGTGTCTGCGACGCGGTCGTTTCTCGCGAACTCGGTCGTCACCTGGGTGGTGGTCGGTGTCCTCGTGGCAATCGTCGTGTACTGGGAACGACGACCGCTGACATCTTTCGGGCTTCGGATTCCGAGTCGTAGGGAGGCCACTGTCGGCGTCGGCGCCGGACTCGTAGCTGTCGTCCTCGGTGTCGTCGCGATCGGAGTCGCCGTCGCTACGTTCCAGCTCGAACAACCGGAGACGCTGTCGGCGCTCGGTCGACTCTCTGTGCCAGTACAGTTCGGTATCGTCGTGACGGCTGTCGTCACTGAAGAGATACTCTGGCGAGGTTATCCTATCGAACGGTTGACCGAGTTGACGGGGAGCGTGTGGGTCGGCGCGGGCGTCAGTGGCGTCGTCTTCCTCGCCGTTCACTTTCCCGCCTGGGGCATCGTCGGAGCAGTTCCACAAGCGGTGTTTACCCTCGTCCTCGTGGGTGTCTACGTCTGGTCACGGAATGTAGTGGCCTGTATGATCTCTCACGGCGTCATCAACGTCCTCATGATTCTCGTGTTGCCCAGGGTCATCTAA
- a CDS encoding alpha/beta hydrolase, producing the protein MARDVSFESEGAELSAWFYSPDPSPPWPLVVMAHGFSATKQMVADRYAEVFTKAGVAVLLYDHRGFGESGGEPRQQVNPWAQARGYRDAIAFATTHENVDSARIAVWGDSYSSGAALVVTALDTRVAALVVQVPALGAEVPSNDLDGSAREAMKQMVHTGSVKPAPDEVHGPIPVVWDDQDQRPSALKPETAFRWFNGYGTRSDTN; encoded by the coding sequence ATGGCACGCGACGTATCGTTTGAATCTGAGGGCGCGGAGCTGAGTGCCTGGTTCTACTCGCCCGACCCGTCGCCACCGTGGCCACTGGTCGTCATGGCTCACGGGTTCTCCGCTACTAAACAGATGGTCGCCGACAGATATGCCGAGGTGTTCACCAAGGCGGGCGTGGCAGTGCTGCTATACGACCATCGGGGATTCGGGGAGAGCGGTGGCGAACCGCGACAACAGGTCAACCCCTGGGCTCAGGCACGCGGATATCGTGACGCGATTGCGTTTGCGACAACCCACGAGAACGTCGATTCCGCTCGCATTGCCGTGTGGGGTGATAGTTACAGTAGTGGCGCTGCACTGGTCGTGACCGCGCTGGATACCCGTGTCGCGGCGCTGGTCGTCCAGGTGCCAGCGCTCGGAGCGGAGGTACCGTCGAACGATCTCGATGGCTCCGCTCGAGAAGCGATGAAACAGATGGTCCACACCGGGTCGGTTAAACCGGCCCCCGACGAGGTTCACGGTCCGATACCTGTCGTCTGGGACGACCAGGACCAGCGTCCATCAGCGTTGAAACCCGAGACGGCGTTCCGATGGTTCAACGGCTACGGAACTCGCTCGGACACCAACTGA
- a CDS encoding DUF6498-containing protein translates to MRIRPESPLHSDTIAVIAGNLIPIVGVVAAGWQPETLLFVYLAELATICLWAAVQTLFARKRPNNFLRRAVNDSRRRFELLGPLQQKRVLDGSVHCRCRRTTFGCSIRVLEQRSYGAYLGGVRVIFTLGCRL, encoded by the coding sequence GTGCGCATTCGCCCCGAGTCCCCACTGCACAGTGACACAATTGCGGTTATCGCGGGCAATCTTATTCCGATCGTCGGCGTTGTCGCTGCCGGGTGGCAGCCAGAAACCCTCCTGTTCGTGTATCTGGCAGAGCTTGCGACTATCTGCCTGTGGGCCGCTGTCCAGACACTGTTCGCCCGAAAGCGCCCGAATAATTTCCTCAGACGAGCGGTAAACGACTCCCGACGGCGATTTGAACTGCTCGGGCCACTGCAACAGAAGCGTGTTCTCGATGGATCGGTCCACTGCCGTTGCCGACGCACTACGTTCGGGTGTTCGATACGTGTGCTGGAACAGCGAAGTTACGGTGCTTATCTAGGTGGGGTACGGGTGATTTTCACTCTTGGATGTCGACTTTGA
- a CDS encoding AMP-binding enzyme, which produces MMVVGGENLYPADVENRLLKHDAVADVAVVSVPHREKGEVPVAFVVRDGPVSSDDLKTFALTTGPAFAYPRRIYFESHLELSGTGKVDVEALRERAITDIGEQL; this is translated from the coding sequence ATGATGGTTGTCGGTGGAGAGAATCTCTACCCCGCCGATGTCGAAAACCGGTTGCTGAAGCACGATGCCGTCGCCGACGTCGCCGTTGTGAGTGTGCCACATCGTGAAAAAGGGGAGGTTCCCGTCGCGTTCGTCGTCAGAGATGGCCCGGTGAGTTCCGATGACCTCAAAACGTTCGCGCTTACAACCGGTCCGGCATTCGCTTATCCGCGCCGTATCTACTTCGAGTCACACCTCGAACTGAGTGGGACAGGGAAAGTGGACGTCGAAGCACTTCGCGAACGGGCTATCACGGATATCGGCGAGCAACTGTAG
- a CDS encoding enoyl-CoA hydratase/isomerase family protein — protein MSTETEFEYIDFSVENDVTTVRLQRPEKKNAITGAMREELVEAFERFDDGVGTVLVLTGSGDSFSAGTDINELEDRLPETVTEAVTLDQFALPERIEALDKPTIALLNGLTLGGGFELALACDIRIASEEASLGFPEISIGGFPGEGGTQRLPRETNLGTALLMLLTGEFISAEEAKAHGIVQEVHPPDSVEERTMEIAEAIAEKDELALVLAKLSTKMAAKTEFQQGLELEGILANVIEATPERKERLSEFLDR, from the coding sequence ATGAGTACAGAGACGGAATTCGAGTATATCGATTTCAGCGTCGAAAACGACGTCACCACCGTTCGGCTCCAGCGTCCGGAGAAGAAAAACGCAATTACCGGAGCGATGCGTGAGGAACTCGTCGAGGCGTTCGAGCGCTTCGATGACGGAGTCGGTACCGTTCTCGTTCTGACTGGCTCAGGCGACTCCTTTTCTGCGGGCACGGACATCAACGAACTGGAAGACAGACTGCCAGAGACAGTCACCGAGGCGGTCACTCTCGACCAATTTGCCCTCCCAGAGCGAATCGAGGCGCTGGACAAACCGACCATCGCACTACTGAACGGATTGACGCTCGGCGGCGGGTTCGAGTTAGCACTGGCGTGTGACATCCGTATCGCGTCCGAGGAGGCGTCTCTGGGCTTCCCCGAGATCTCCATCGGTGGCTTCCCAGGTGAAGGCGGGACCCAGCGACTCCCGCGCGAGACGAACCTCGGGACGGCACTGCTAATGCTACTTACTGGCGAATTCATCTCGGCCGAAGAGGCGAAGGCGCACGGTATCGTCCAGGAAGTCCATCCCCCCGATAGTGTGGAAGAACGAACGATGGAGATTGCGGAGGCGATCGCAGAGAAAGACGAGCTCGCACTTGTCTTGGCGAAACTGTCGACGAAGATGGCGGCAAAGACCGAATTCCAACAGGGACTCGAGCTGGAGGGTATCTTAGCGAACGTTATCGAGGCAACACCGGAACGCAAGGAGCGATTATCAGAGTTCCTCGACAGGTAA